The DNA sequence TCCCCGACCTGGTTGAAGGACTGGTCCTCATGAACATTGACCCCAACGGCAAAGGCTGGATTGACTGGGCAGCTGCCAAGGTGGGCAGggccccgacccccccccccgccccgtcctgGCCCTGATGGCTTCCTGGGGCAGGAGCCAGCCACGGCAGCGTGGTAACTCCCTGTGCTCCCTTCCACAGCTCTCTGGCCTCACCAGCACGCTGCCGGACACTGTCCTGTCCCACTTGTTCAGCCAGGTAGGGGCTGTGCATCCTGCCATCCCCCGGCCACTGGCCCCCTCCCtgtgccctgccctgcctgccaggTGCCGCAGTGCCACTGGCCCTGCCCCGTGCTCAGGGATGGGATCAGTCAAGCCCTGCCTGTGTCCCTCCTGCCTGATCCAGGGCTTAGCCTTGATGAATGTGCAACTTGTGCCTGCATCCCTCCTGggtgtgctgcctgcagcaccacCATGCCCAGCTGCATTGCCCAGCACTCTCCCCCTCTGCCTCACTGGCTGGCACGTCGTGGGCAGGCCTCGGGGAGCAGGGTGtctctgcagcacccagcagtgCCTGCCctcatctccatctcctgcCGGCACAGGAAGAACTGGTGAACAACACGGAGCTGGTGCAGAGTTACCGGCAGCAGATCGGCAGCGTGGTGAACCAGTTCAACCTCCAGCTCTTCCTCAACATGTACAACAGGTGAGCACCCCGGGAGTCCCTGCCAGCGGGCTGCCCCCCATCTGTGCCAGGGGCTGCAGTGCTGGTGGGTGGTCCTGAGGTCACTGTGGGACCCCTGACCCCCATTGGGTCCTGCCATCACCCTCTGgcgcaggcaggcagcagtgcaAAGCTGGACACCAGTGCTGGCCAGGAATGTGGGAGTGGTGGCAGCTGTGCCAGAGCCTTGCCAGGACCCCAGAGCCCATGGCCATGGCTGCACATTGCCATGTCTCCTCCTGTGCCGAGTGCTGGCACGCCTGGGGAAGGCGGCAGAGATACTGTCCCAGGCACATGGGGGTGGTCGGGAGCCTTGTTACTCTACTGGGTGCTGGTGTGGGCTCTACTCGGGTTGTGGCAGAAATGGCCTTGGGCCCCTCCATCCACAGGGTGCCAGAACAgcggggctgggtgctgctTCCCAGAGCTGGTAGCGCCCCAGTTCTTGCGCTATGGCATTGGTGGCAGCATCTGCCCATGGGCTCACACTGtccctctttctcctccatcAGCCGCAGGGACCTGGACATCAACCGGCCCGGGACTGTGCCCAACGCCAAGACACTGCGGTAAGAGTCACGCTGGCATGGCATGGGGGTTCCCAGGGCAGTGGAGTCCACCCAGGCCAAGCCCTGActgttccccttcctcctctcactTCCAGCTGCCCTGTGATGCTGGTGGTTGGAGACAATGCGCCCGCTGAAGAGGGAGTGGTGAGCGATGGAGTAGTGCCTGTGGGGTGGCGTGGGCACGCTCGTGTTCACTGCCTGCTCGGACATGTGAGCTCCCATGTGTGGGAGCGTGCTCATGTGCAAACCTACCTGCTTATGTGGGCATGTATGCACGTACATTTGTGCACGGTTGCCACACCTGGAAAACCTCCCCTTCCTCATATGCCCAGAGGTGCTCACAACATGCACACTCGGATGTGTCGGCACGCAGGCACACTCCCTGCTTGGCCACATGCACCCAAACAGCTGCTAGCACATGCATGTGCTTGCACACATCCGTGTGGTTGGCCACACTTGCATAATCAGCCCCAGGTATTGTGCAGGTGGCTATATTTGTACATAATGTGTAACTGCATGCACACCCCACCTCCTCCACACATGTACCTCTGTATATGCACATGAGCACACTTGTGTGCTTGTACACACGTGTGTGACACACAGGATGCCTCACCAGTCCCACTCCCCTCCCTTTCTAGCCCCCACCCTTGCTCAGACACTgcaaggcaggaggaaggtCCTCCCTGTCCCATGGCAAGGGATGGTGGTTCTGGGGGCTCAAGACTCACCTAGTGCCCTGTCTCCACCTGGCTGGGGTGGGATGTGCCAGCTGGAGCGGCATGGGCCAGTAGTGGTATCCGTGGGCAACTTCTTCCAGGCTCAGGGCAACCCCAGGGTGCTAATATTGTCCCTCTTGCCCACAGGTGGAGTGTAACTCCAAGCTGGATCCCACCAACACCACCTTCCTGAAGGTAGGCAGGTGGCAGGGGGCAGCTGGGCAGTCCCTGCTGCCCATGAAGTGCCCCATTGccctctgccccagggctgcagggtgtCCCCATCTCCCCATTCCAGGTCCATCCTGGCCATGGGACTGGGGGCGTGCGAGGAGAGCGGGATGGCCCCAGCAGTGGCATCCTGCCAGTGGGTACCAGGGGACAATGTGGGCGGCAAAGGCAAAACTAAGCAGGACCTTCTCTCTGCAGATGGCTGACTCCGGTGGGCTGCCCCAGGTCACACAGGTGAGCCCCCCACAGTTTCCCCAGTTAATTGGGTATACTGGGCCCTGAGACATGCCCTGGTGCTGTTCCTGGCTAGCAGGGGATGCGCTGAGGTGGGCACAGGGGTCCTGCGCAGGGGCTGCCAGAGGTGGCTCGGGGCTGAGCGGGGACCTCGGCCCCAGCGCTGCCTCAACTCagccctgctctctccctgcagcctggcaagCTGACTGAAGCCTTCAAGTACTTCCTGCAAGGCATGGGCTACAGTGAGTGCCAGGGCTGGGCATGGGGCTGGCACGTGTCTGCGTGTGCACATGTGtatgtgcctgtgtgtgtgtgtgtgtgctgacTCTGCCACAGGAGAGGAGCCTGGCACCCCCACGTGCTCATCCTGATGGAGGGCTGCATATGCATCTGCAACGTTATATGTGCAGGTGCACAAGATGTCTATCTGTGCGTTCACAGGGGCCTGGGGTGCACAGGCTCTGTGTGCACACAGAAGTGTGGACAAAGGCTCTGTGTGTACGTACGTGTGTGGACAGGGCCTCTGTGCGTGCATGCACACCTGTGGGTGTGGGGGCACGCACAAGCAGgggttgtgtgtgtgcacacagcCGTGCAGAGTCCATGAGCACAAGTCtctgtgcatatgtgtgtgtataggTCCATGAGCAcgtgtgtgtgttgtgtgtgtgtgcatgtgcaggTCTGTGTGCATACCtgtgtgtgcgcatgtgtgAAGGACCATgtacacacgtgtgtgtgtgtttgcaggtACGTGTGCACATCCAcgagtgtctgtgtgtgtgcatgcaggtCTGTGTGCAGGTCCATGTACATGCACACGTGGGGCTGGATGGGGGTTCCCAGCCCCGTGTAGCAGCCAGCATGGCTGATGGTctctctctgccctccctgcccttctccCACTCCACCCCTACCAGTCGCCCACCTGAAGGATCGGAGGCTGAGTGGAGGCACAGGTACCGCTCAGTGCTGCTCGGCCCGTGCCCGCTGCTGCATGGTGCCCACCTGGCCTGTGCCCTCGAGCTGCCTGGGCACCTTTGGGAGCAGCCCTGATGCGGGGCTGGCCCTTCCTAGCCAGGTGCCCTCTGCCTCGCTCCGCTTTGCCTGAGATGGCACCCTGAGCCAGGACCGGGGGCTGAGAAATGGCATTCAGAGAAGTACCCCCATGTGGGCAGAGTCTCGGTAGTGTGCCCAGGGTGCCCTCCTCcagccagctctcctggctCCCCAGGGTGTGCAGGAAAGGTGACACCCTCCACCAACCAGGATGCTCAGTGGAGGGTGTCACCTTTCCTGCACACCCTGGGGAGCCAGGAGAGCTCCCATTCCTGCTCATCCCTTCCTCGGAGCATGGCAGCCAAGGGGCCCCACTGCCTTGTGCCCAGTGGTTGCATGTCCGGGAGATGTGCCTGGTGTGCAGCCTGCCCCAGggcaccccatccctgccccgCTGTCCCTTGccagcctggagctgctcaTGTTGTCACAGCACCGCATGCTGCAAGCTTGTGCCCAGGGTCATTCACACTGGGGAGCAGGACCGGTGGCTTTGCTTGTGTGGGGCAATGTCGGATCAGGTCCTGCTGGCTTTCAGAGGGAGCTGAGCACGCCGACTGTCTCTCTGTGCCCGTTCAGTGCCATCTGCCAGCATGACCCGCCTGGCGCGCTCCCGCACGGCCTCCCTCACCAGTGCCAGCTCAGTGGATGGCACCCGCCCACGTGCCTGCACCCACTCGGAGAGCACCGAGGCCATGGGGCAGATCAACCACACCATGGAGGTATCGTGCTGAGGTCCACGCCCGCCGCTGACGTCTCCTCCAGAGCCATCTCCTATCCATCAGCatcccaccagcacccacccgCCCCACGGACATCCTCAACCAGGGCCCTCGCTCCTTCAGGGTTGATTTGTCGTCTTTGCCATTGGCCTCGTCCCCTTGTCTGGTACCGGAGGAGGAAATGGGTTTTGCTTCACTGCCTCCTGGCTTCATCCAGCAGTCACACATGGTTCTGCATTGGTCCTCACCCTCCCTAGCATTGGTTTTGTCCTGGCTTGGGAGAATGGGTGGCAGGGGGATGGAGCCAGGatgggggagcaggggcagggtgGTGAGATGGGGACAGGATGGTGGAATGGGGCAGGACAGCAGGCTGTGGGCAGGACAGCAGGCTCCAAGGACATGGAGAGGACACAGGAGGTACGTTGATCCCCCCCAGGTCAACTGATGGCTGGCCAAACCAGGAGGAAGACTGGGACAGGGAGCAGCACTCACTGGGAGGTCACTGGGCCCCTTCCTGGGGATGCAGCTCCCATTTCTCCCCACTGGCCCTCCCTGGAGACAGCTAGCGTGGACTCCCCCAGCACACCCAGGACCTGGTGTCCCACAGCTGGCTGAGCATTGTGAGAAATTGCACCCCAAACTGTCCCCCTGCCCTGGTCATGTACCCTGagggctgccctggggcagcaggagagagcTCAGCCCTGCTTCAGAAGCCATTGAGCAGGAAGGTGGCATGGGGCTCCCCCGCCTCTGCCAATGCCCTCCCCTGTGGTGGCACTTCCTTGGTCCCTTGTTACAAGGACAATCACTACCTGCCATCAAAAATGCACGGTGGGGGGAAAGGGCGCTGTGTGCCCTGGGTTGCTCAGTCCCTGCCACACTGCAGTTTCACTCCCAGCTCTTGGGCTGAGGCCACCAGGGCACAGAGGCCACCAGGTTTGGGGAAGTCCCATGGCAAATCCCTTCTCCAGTTTTGCCACAGCCTGTGGGTGTCACTGCAGTGGAGCCATTAGCAATAAGATGAGACACTCCCTCCCTGCAATGCTGGGGAGCCCTCAGCACCTCTGCCCTTGCAGGGTGCATCACCGCAAGGTGCTGGCAGTGTGGGGTGACCCGTGGGATGTGGGTCTGGCTTTGCCCATGGGCTAACTTTGCCCACAGAGCTGGCCAGACCCCCCATGGCCCCCCAAATccacacccccccagccccagtaTTTCTCCTGTGCTCTGAGCAGGGCATGTCTCAAGGGGCTTGGCTCTCCCCAAGCTGCAGGGCCCCATCCGGCCGCTGGCTCTGGATGGATCCAGCCTCTCACGCTTGGCATGGAGAGCCATGTCGTCACATAATCCCACCATTGGCCACCCAGCCTCTGCTGCCAtccctgcccccacccccctcaCGGGCGGCAGAGCCCGGCTCCTCCTGCACCCGGGCTAAGGGAGACCCTGGCTCTGGTGATGGGTGCTCAGGTCTTTGTGGGTGGTCTGTGGGGGACGCCAGCAGCCACCTATAGGGGACCCACTGGGTGCCACCATCTGGGTGAGCAGAACCAGCCCATGGGGAGCAGGTGCCATCCAGCCCCCCAAAAGCCGTCGCCCCCCAGACCCAGTCCCCACTCCTCAGCAAGGGGCACAGGGGTCCCAGGGCTCCCAGCGGGTGTACGAGGGCTTTTGGCCCCGAGACCtgtgccctgcccagcccctcccGTATTGAATGGCCACCCCAAAACACCAGTGTCCCCATTTGTCCCCCACTTTGTTCTGCCGTGTGCTTCCTTCTCGGTGTGACTCTGAAAGCTATGTAGCTACTTTTTACTGTAGATAATGCTGCGATCTTTGGTTTTTCTCAGCGTGTCCTTCCAGATGATATATATAAATACCtatacataatatatataaGGGTTGGTCCGGTCCCTGACCTTTTTGGGTTCATTCCCCCTTGCATTCTCGTCCAAGCAGTGCTGTGTGGTTCCTCTGGAGGTGGGTCTGGCCTTCGGTTCCTCACCTTGGTTTTGTTGGTCAGTTTGgtttttctctgctggtttgttcttttgatttttgttggttttcctttttttccccagtcacaGTGGAATTTAACGCTTTTCCTGTCTGAGTGCAACCTGGTTTTGTCGTGGTGGCATCAAGGCCGCAGCACTCACGAGACAGCAATATGTAAACCGGATTTAACTAACCTGTTGCTGTAGAGAGGATTtactgttggaaaaaaaccaacaaactaaTAAAGAAGTTAAGAAccttctgttctcttttcacCATGCTGCAGGGAAATGGGCCTGAGCCCAAGAGCCTGGGCACATGAGGGGGGGCGC is a window from the Balearica regulorum gibbericeps isolate bBalReg1 chromosome 13, bBalReg1.pri, whole genome shotgun sequence genome containing:
- the NDRG4 gene encoding protein NDRG4 isoform X3, with protein sequence MTMAGLHELRFTEEKPLLRGQEAELENSDVFLSTVDMDWKEHDIETPYGLLHVVIRGSPKGNRPAILTYHDVGLNHKLCFNTFFNYEDMQEITKHFVVCHVDAPGQQAGASQFPQGYQYPSMDQLAAMLPSVVQHFGFKYVIGIGVGAGAYVLAKFALIFPDLVEGLVLMNIDPNGKGWIDWAAAKLSGLTSTLPDTVLSHLFSQEELVNNTELVQSYRQQIGSVVNQFNLQLFLNMYNSRRDLDINRPGTVPNAKTLRCPVMLVVGDNAPAEEGVVECNSKLDPTNTTFLKMADSGGLPQVTQPGKLTEAFKYFLQGMGYMPSASMTRLARSRTASLTSASSVDGTRPRACTHSESTEAMGQINHTMEVSC
- the NDRG4 gene encoding protein NDRG4 isoform X5 — its product is MPECWDGEHDIETPYGLLHVVIRGSPKGNRPAILTYHDVGLNHKLCFNTFFNYEDMQEITKHFVVCHVDAPGQQAGASQFPQGYQYPSMDQLAAMLPSVVQHFGFKYVIGIGVGAGAYVLAKFALIFPDLVEGLVLMNIDPNGKGWIDWAAAKLSGLTSTLPDTVLSHLFSQEELVNNTELVQSYRQQIGSVVNQFNLQLFLNMYNSRRDLDINRPGTVPNAKTLRCPVMLVVGDNAPAEEGVVECNSKLDPTNTTFLKMADSGGLPQVTQPGKLTEAFKYFLQGMGYMPSASMTRLARSRTASLTSASSVDGTRPRACTHSESTEAMGQINHTMEVSC
- the NDRG4 gene encoding protein NDRG4 isoform X4, with amino-acid sequence MPECWDGEHDIETPYGLLHVVIRGSPKGNRPAILTYHDVGLNHKLCFNTFFNYEDMQEITKHFVVCHVDAPGQQAGASQFPQGYQYPSMDQLAAMLPSVVQHFGFKYVIGIGVGAGAYVLAKFALIFPDLVEGLVLMNIDPNGKGWIDWAAAKLSGLTSTLPDTVLSHLFSQEELVNNTELVQSYRQQIGSVVNQFNLQLFLNMYNSRRDLDINRPGTVPNAKTLRCPVMLVVGDNAPAEEGVVECNSKLDPTNTTFLKMADSGGLPQVTQPGKLTEAFKYFLQGMGYIAHLKDRRLSGGTVPSASMTRLARSRTASLTSASSVDGTRPRACTHSESTEAMGQINHTMEVSC
- the NDRG4 gene encoding protein NDRG4 isoform X1, which produces MKVLRHKIELLTGLLLQEMTMAGLHELRFTEEKPLLRGQEAELENSDVFLSTVDMDWKEHDIETPYGLLHVVIRGSPKGNRPAILTYHDVGLNHKLCFNTFFNYEDMQEITKHFVVCHVDAPGQQAGASQFPQGYQYPSMDQLAAMLPSVVQHFGFKYVIGIGVGAGAYVLAKFALIFPDLVEGLVLMNIDPNGKGWIDWAAAKLSGLTSTLPDTVLSHLFSQEELVNNTELVQSYRQQIGSVVNQFNLQLFLNMYNSRRDLDINRPGTVPNAKTLRCPVMLVVGDNAPAEEGVVECNSKLDPTNTTFLKMADSGGLPQVTQPGKLTEAFKYFLQGMGYIAHLKDRRLSGGTVPSASMTRLARSRTASLTSASSVDGTRPRACTHSESTEAMGQINHTMEVSC
- the NDRG4 gene encoding protein NDRG4 isoform X2, producing the protein MKVLRHKIELLTGLLLQEMTMAGLHELRFTEEKPLLRGQEAELENSDVFLSTVDMDWKEHDIETPYGLLHVVIRGSPKGNRPAILTYHDVGLNHKLCFNTFFNYEDMQEITKHFVVCHVDAPGQQAGASQFPQGYQYPSMDQLAAMLPSVVQHFGFKYVIGIGVGAGAYVLAKFALIFPDLVEGLVLMNIDPNGKGWIDWAAAKLSGLTSTLPDTVLSHLFSQEELVNNTELVQSYRQQIGSVVNQFNLQLFLNMYNSRRDLDINRPGTVPNAKTLRCPVMLVVGDNAPAEEGVVECNSKLDPTNTTFLKMADSGGLPQVTQPGKLTEAFKYFLQGMGYMPSASMTRLARSRTASLTSASSVDGTRPRACTHSESTEAMGQINHTMEVSC